A region of Mycolicibacterium brumae DNA encodes the following proteins:
- a CDS encoding low molecular weight phosphatase family protein, protein MADTTVLFVCVSNAGKSVMAAGLMRHAASPNIRITSAGTHAKTAVNQLSAQALAEIGVDISGHQPVQLILNKAMSLVVITAAGPPPAPLPRTSRANGHAGRTLLGRPS, encoded by the coding sequence ATGGCTGACACCACTGTGTTGTTCGTCTGCGTCAGCAACGCCGGAAAATCGGTCATGGCCGCCGGACTAATGCGCCACGCCGCCAGCCCGAACATCCGTATCACTTCGGCCGGCACCCACGCCAAAACTGCCGTCAACCAGCTCTCAGCACAGGCGCTGGCCGAAATCGGCGTCGACATCAGCGGACATCAGCCGGTCCAACTCATATTGAACAAGGCGATGAGCCTGGTTGTGATCACGGCAGCCGGCCCACCTCCCGCCCCGCTTCCAAGGACCAGTCGGGCGAACGGTCACGCGGGCCGCACGCTGCTGGGCCGGCCGTCGTAG
- a CDS encoding cellulose-binding domain-containing protein, producing the protein MGAVGRRVMRWRAAPHVTAAALLVAMLGLPTAPSAHAATATAQLSVSSTWQTGFIAHFTITNYGTTPMTDWRLEFDLPAGESIRHSWSSSVTQYGTRWILTPANWNRIIPPGGTATGGMRGVLSGCYVPPSNCLLNGQIPCS; encoded by the coding sequence ATGGGAGCTGTGGGTAGGCGTGTGATGCGTTGGCGCGCAGCGCCGCACGTGACCGCGGCGGCGCTGCTGGTGGCGATGCTGGGACTGCCGACCGCGCCGTCCGCGCACGCGGCGACGGCGACCGCGCAGTTGTCGGTCTCATCAACCTGGCAGACCGGTTTCATTGCACATTTCACCATCACGAACTATGGCACGACACCGATGACCGATTGGCGGCTCGAGTTCGACCTCCCGGCCGGGGAGTCCATCCGGCACAGCTGGAGCAGCAGCGTCACGCAGTACGGGACGCGATGGATTCTCACCCCGGCGAATTGGAACCGGATCATTCCGCCCGGCGGCACGGCCACCGGAGGCATGAGGGGAGTGCTGTCGGGCTGCTACGTCCCGCCGTCGAACTGCCTGCTCAATGGGCAGATTCCCTGCAGCTGA
- a CDS encoding class I SAM-dependent methyltransferase, whose product MIEHARRLYPQCAFAVASVTELDLAEASLGGVLGWWSLFNLPRDVLPEVLASFARALRPGGQLIVATHVGDDDVARTEAYGGVPVSWTTHQWRPEQLASLLVAAGLRPVAELRLPADEVSGPAVVIAATRSGDGSADA is encoded by the coding sequence ATGATCGAGCACGCGCGGCGCCTGTATCCGCAGTGCGCGTTTGCTGTCGCCTCAGTGACCGAGTTGGACCTGGCCGAAGCCTCGCTGGGGGGAGTGCTGGGGTGGTGGTCGCTGTTCAATCTCCCGCGGGACGTCCTTCCCGAGGTGCTGGCGTCGTTTGCCCGAGCGCTGCGTCCCGGCGGTCAGTTGATCGTCGCGACGCACGTGGGCGACGACGATGTCGCGCGCACCGAAGCCTATGGCGGCGTGCCGGTTTCATGGACCACGCATCAGTGGCGGCCGGAGCAACTGGCCAGTCTTTTGGTGGCGGCCGGGCTGCGGCCGGTCGCCGAACTTCGTTTGCCGGCAGACGAAGTCAGCGGGCCGGCCGTGGTCATTGCCGCGACGCGGTCAGGGGACGGCTCGGCCGACGCGTAG
- a CDS encoding anti-sigma factor family protein, with translation MNPLDCNELVELVTAYLDGSLDLESRARFDEHLIECDGCDNYLQQMRATIGVVSRIDAVELAPEFRTRLLDAFKHWR, from the coding sequence GTGAACCCATTGGATTGCAATGAGCTCGTCGAACTGGTCACCGCCTACCTGGACGGGTCACTCGATCTGGAATCGCGTGCGCGGTTCGACGAGCACCTGATCGAGTGCGACGGCTGCGACAACTACCTCCAGCAGATGCGCGCCACGATTGGCGTCGTCAGCCGGATCGACGCGGTCGAGCTTGCGCCGGAGTTCCGGACGCGGCTGCTCGACGCGTTCAAGCACTGGCGCTGA
- a CDS encoding class I SAM-dependent methyltransferase — MRDSYDRVADNYVHMVTTTGVGDIRAHPWLKAAIDAFVDTVAGVGPVLDVGCGPGAVTSYLTERGVDVSESTCHRG, encoded by the coding sequence GTGCGCGATTCCTACGACCGGGTCGCTGACAACTACGTCCACATGGTCACGACGACCGGGGTGGGGGACATCCGCGCGCATCCGTGGCTGAAGGCCGCCATCGACGCGTTCGTTGACACGGTGGCCGGCGTCGGTCCGGTCCTGGACGTGGGTTGCGGACCGGGCGCGGTGACGTCGTATCTGACCGAACGTGGAGTTGACGTGTCGGAGTCGACTTGTCACCGCGGATGA
- a CDS encoding DUF1905 domain-containing protein yields MEWEFVAEVFQWRGPAPYFFAATPAHIDDFLHAHLGELAYGWGCIPARVRIGNTEVTTSLMPKDGAYLVPLKIALRRSEGVDDGDRVRVRLRVGRAVP; encoded by the coding sequence GTGGAGTGGGAGTTTGTCGCCGAGGTGTTCCAATGGCGTGGCCCCGCACCGTATTTCTTCGCCGCCACGCCCGCGCACATTGACGACTTCCTACACGCTCATCTGGGCGAGCTGGCCTACGGGTGGGGTTGCATTCCGGCGCGTGTGCGTATCGGCAACACCGAAGTGACGACGTCACTCATGCCGAAAGACGGAGCCTATCTAGTGCCGCTGAAGATCGCGCTGCGCCGTTCCGAAGGCGTCGACGACGGCGATCGAGTGCGAGTGCGGCTACGCGTCGGCCGAGCCGTCCCCTGA
- a CDS encoding type II toxin-antitoxin system VapC family toxin, whose product MRLVDSDVLIAHLRGVAPARDWLLAARAEGPLAISVVSITELIGGMVSAERREVWRLLATFRAEPVTEIIARRAGDFMREYRRSHTGIGLGDYLIAATADINGYEPATFNVRHFPMFKNLRPPFEF is encoded by the coding sequence GTGAGGCTGGTCGACTCGGACGTCCTCATCGCTCACCTGCGTGGCGTGGCGCCGGCGCGTGACTGGCTGCTGGCTGCCCGAGCGGAGGGCCCGTTGGCGATCAGTGTGGTGTCCATAACCGAGTTGATCGGCGGGATGGTTAGTGCGGAGCGCCGGGAAGTGTGGCGGCTGCTCGCCACATTTCGCGCTGAGCCGGTCACTGAGATCATCGCGCGTCGAGCGGGCGACTTCATGCGGGAGTACCGGCGCAGTCATACCGGTATCGGTTTGGGCGACTACCTGATCGCCGCCACGGCCGATATCAACGGCTATGAGCCGGCGACGTTCAACGTCAGACACTTCCCGATGTTCAAGAATCTGCGTCCGCCGTTTGAGTTCTGA
- a CDS encoding YkgB family protein gives MTAGPNTVESPSREANVRRVGAEISRYGLALVIGWIGVLKFTQYEAQGIQPLVANSPVMSWLYEIFSVTTFSSLLGVVEVTTAALLAVRPWLPKVSAVGSVLAIGLFTATVSFLFTTPGVVDAAEGGFPWLSMTGQFLIKDVALLGIAVWTLGDALAATNSGGRKSNVAS, from the coding sequence ATGACCGCAGGCCCGAACACTGTCGAAAGCCCGTCGCGGGAAGCCAATGTCAGGCGCGTCGGAGCCGAGATCTCCCGCTACGGGCTGGCTCTGGTGATCGGCTGGATCGGCGTGCTGAAGTTCACCCAATACGAGGCCCAGGGCATCCAGCCGCTCGTCGCGAACAGCCCCGTGATGAGCTGGCTGTACGAGATCTTCTCGGTCACCACCTTCTCGTCGCTGCTCGGCGTCGTCGAGGTGACGACGGCGGCGTTGCTCGCGGTGAGGCCGTGGCTGCCGAAGGTATCCGCCGTCGGCAGTGTGCTGGCGATCGGACTGTTCACGGCCACCGTCAGCTTCCTGTTCACCACGCCCGGAGTCGTGGACGCCGCCGAAGGCGGATTCCCATGGCTGAGCATGACCGGACAGTTCCTGATCAAAGATGTCGCCTTGCTCGGCATTGCGGTGTGGACTCTCGGCGACGCGCTGGCTGCGACCAATTCCGGGGGCCGGAAGAGTAACGTCGCCTCGTGA
- a CDS encoding RNA polymerase sigma factor: MAETPVSDDEGILVAALLAGDQDAFACLVDRHTPAMLRVARGYVPSKEHAEDVVQETWIALLRGLDRFEGRSSLRTWLFTVLVNIAKARGLKERRRLDSQIKAFTGGTVDPERFRAAGDEYPGHWKEAETPAPFPDSPEGSALSGELAEVAQRGLDSLPERQRIVVTLRDMLGFDSTEVCALLGISAANQRVLLHRGRAVIRQTLETYLRDAS, from the coding sequence ATGGCCGAGACACCGGTTTCGGACGACGAAGGCATCCTGGTCGCGGCGCTGCTGGCCGGCGACCAGGACGCCTTCGCCTGCCTCGTCGACCGTCACACGCCTGCAATGCTGCGCGTCGCTCGCGGCTACGTGCCGAGCAAGGAACACGCCGAAGACGTAGTGCAGGAGACCTGGATCGCGCTGCTGCGCGGCCTCGACAGATTCGAGGGACGGTCGTCGCTGCGTACCTGGCTGTTCACGGTGCTGGTCAATATCGCCAAAGCCCGCGGCCTCAAGGAGCGGAGGCGCCTCGACTCCCAGATCAAAGCGTTCACCGGCGGAACCGTGGATCCCGAGCGATTCCGCGCCGCCGGCGACGAGTATCCCGGGCACTGGAAAGAGGCGGAGACGCCAGCGCCGTTTCCGGATTCCCCCGAAGGCTCGGCCCTGAGCGGCGAACTCGCCGAGGTCGCTCAGCGCGGCCTCGATTCGCTGCCCGAGCGGCAGCGCATCGTGGTGACCCTGCGTGACATGCTGGGATTCGACTCCACCGAGGTGTGCGCACTGCTCGGTATCAGCGCCGCCAATCAGCGGGTGCTGCTTCATCGCGGTCGCGCGGTGATCCGACAAACCCTCGAAACCTACCTAAGGGATGCGTCGTGA
- a CDS encoding maleylpyruvate isomerase N-terminal domain-containing protein, translating to MNPFSLTWQALRSTVADLADRDFASPSGCRGWLVRDLVCHLIIDAQDVLITLSTPTADEATHDAITYWTVSTTPPTGEDPLDALTIRLAAAYQQPELLKFHLEDIGAAAGRAAGLVDPMMRVSTQGQVLTAGDYLSGYVLEWTLHHLDLITHLPRAAHPPVEGLRQSRRMLETIVGTALPDAFGDEDALLIGTGRRAPTAIERDAMGELAAAKFPVVLS from the coding sequence ATGAACCCCTTCTCGCTCACGTGGCAGGCACTGCGCTCGACCGTCGCCGACCTCGCCGACCGAGATTTCGCGTCGCCGTCCGGATGCCGCGGCTGGCTGGTGCGGGACCTGGTGTGCCACTTGATAATCGACGCGCAGGATGTGTTGATCACGCTGTCAACCCCCACCGCAGACGAGGCAACCCACGACGCCATCACCTACTGGACAGTCAGCACAACGCCACCGACCGGCGAAGACCCGCTGGACGCGCTGACGATCCGGCTGGCCGCCGCCTACCAACAACCGGAGCTGCTGAAATTTCACCTCGAGGACATCGGGGCCGCCGCCGGCCGTGCCGCAGGTCTCGTCGACCCGATGATGCGGGTCAGCACCCAAGGGCAAGTGCTGACCGCCGGCGACTACCTGTCCGGCTATGTCTTGGAGTGGACGCTGCACCACCTCGATCTGATCACCCACCTCCCCCGAGCGGCGCATCCCCCGGTCGAGGGTCTACGGCAGTCGCGGCGAATGCTGGAAACCATCGTCGGGACCGCGCTCCCCGACGCGTTCGGCGACGAGGACGCGCTGTTGATCGGCACCGGGCGACGCGCGCCAACCGCGATCGAACGGGACGCGATGGGAGAACTCGCCGCGGCGAAGTTTCCGGTCGTGCTCAGCTGA
- a CDS encoding dihydrofolate reductase family protein: MRTLRYSINVTLDGCCHHEAGVAPTEESMRYWTDEMAQADALLFGRVTYQMMRSAWRKPATGGWPDWMQQWEIPFAEAIDRAKKHVVSSTMADLDWNAEFVKGELAQAVQRLKQEPGERLWVGGVTLPLALADLGLIDEYEFVVQPVIAGHGPTLLAGLRDRVELELVDRREFGSGAIALRYRVISCRESAH, encoded by the coding sequence ATGAGAACCCTCCGATACTCGATCAACGTCACTCTCGACGGTTGCTGTCATCACGAGGCGGGGGTCGCGCCGACCGAGGAGTCGATGCGGTACTGGACCGACGAGATGGCGCAGGCCGACGCCTTGCTGTTCGGTCGGGTGACCTATCAGATGATGAGGTCGGCGTGGCGAAAGCCGGCCACGGGCGGGTGGCCCGACTGGATGCAGCAGTGGGAGATCCCGTTCGCCGAGGCCATCGACCGGGCGAAGAAACACGTCGTGTCCAGCACCATGGCTGACCTCGATTGGAACGCCGAGTTCGTGAAAGGCGAACTGGCGCAGGCAGTTCAGCGACTTAAGCAGGAGCCGGGCGAGCGCCTGTGGGTGGGCGGGGTGACCCTCCCCCTGGCGTTGGCCGACTTGGGCCTCATCGATGAGTACGAGTTCGTGGTGCAACCGGTCATCGCCGGGCACGGGCCGACGTTGCTCGCCGGACTGCGCGATCGAGTCGAACTCGAACTGGTGGATCGCCGTGAGTTCGGATCCGGAGCAATCGCGTTGCGATACCGGGTGATCAGCTGCAGGGAATCTGCCCATTGA
- a CDS encoding GMC family oxidoreductase has protein sequence MSPATEFDFIIVGAGSAGCLLANRLSANPEHRVLLIEAGGRDNLFWIKVPVGYLYTIANPRTDWCFTTEADPGLAGRSIHYARGRVIGGCSSINAMIHMRGQASDYALWAQATGDDRWLWGGPDSAGETLAIYKELETYFGGADEWHGADGEIRVERPRVRWRVLDAWQAAAAQAGIAPIEEFNRGDNSGSAYFHVNQRRGRRWSMADSFLHPVAHRPNLTVYTHTQALRLLIDDRVADDRRRGAWTSATHRAIGVRLLKDGQIVDARAGREVILSAGAIGSPQLMQVSGLGPAELLTRHQVPVTVDLPGVGENLQDHLQLRTVYRVRGARTVNTLYRNWFTRAGMGLQYMSLRSGPMTMPPSTLGAFAKSDAALASPDLEWHVQPLSLPKFGEPLHPFAAITPSVCNLRPSSRGHVRIASADPLVYPKIVCNYLSTDTDRDIAVRGLRMTREIMAAPALAGYDPQELLPGPQLVSDDDLRSAAAELGTTIFHPVGTCAMGAFDAHGRPRSPATVLDTDCRVHGVAGLRVVDASAMPTITSGNTNAPVMLIAERAARAILG, from the coding sequence ATGAGCCCCGCCACCGAGTTCGACTTCATCATCGTCGGCGCGGGCAGCGCGGGCTGTCTGCTCGCCAACCGACTCAGCGCCAACCCCGAGCACCGGGTGCTCTTGATCGAGGCCGGCGGTCGCGACAACCTGTTCTGGATCAAGGTGCCGGTGGGCTACCTGTACACGATCGCCAATCCCCGCACCGACTGGTGCTTCACCACCGAGGCCGACCCGGGCCTGGCGGGCCGCAGCATTCACTACGCGCGGGGACGGGTGATCGGCGGCTGCTCGTCGATCAACGCCATGATCCATATGCGCGGCCAGGCTTCCGACTACGCCCTGTGGGCGCAGGCCACCGGTGACGATCGTTGGCTGTGGGGCGGCCCGGACAGCGCCGGCGAGACGCTGGCGATCTACAAGGAGTTGGAGACCTACTTCGGCGGAGCCGACGAGTGGCACGGCGCCGACGGTGAGATCCGCGTGGAGCGGCCACGGGTGCGCTGGAGAGTTCTGGACGCCTGGCAGGCCGCCGCTGCCCAGGCCGGCATCGCCCCGATCGAGGAGTTCAACCGCGGTGACAACTCCGGCAGCGCGTACTTCCACGTCAATCAGCGCCGGGGTCGTCGCTGGTCAATGGCCGACTCCTTCCTGCATCCCGTCGCCCACCGACCGAATCTCACCGTCTACACCCATACTCAGGCCCTGCGGCTGCTGATCGACGATCGGGTCGCCGACGACCGGCGTCGCGGCGCCTGGACCTCGGCCACGCACCGCGCCATCGGCGTGCGGCTGCTCAAGGATGGCCAGATCGTCGACGCCCGCGCCGGCCGGGAGGTGATCTTGAGCGCCGGCGCCATCGGCTCACCGCAGCTGATGCAGGTATCCGGTCTGGGCCCCGCCGAGTTGCTCACCCGCCATCAGGTCCCAGTGACCGTCGATCTGCCGGGCGTGGGTGAGAACCTCCAGGACCACCTGCAGCTGCGAACGGTCTACCGGGTGCGCGGCGCCCGCACCGTCAACACGCTGTACCGCAACTGGTTCACCCGCGCGGGAATGGGACTGCAGTACATGTCACTGCGCTCCGGACCCATGACGATGCCGCCATCGACGTTGGGCGCCTTCGCCAAAAGCGATGCCGCACTGGCCAGTCCCGACCTGGAGTGGCATGTGCAGCCGCTGTCGCTGCCCAAGTTCGGCGAGCCGCTGCACCCCTTCGCGGCGATCACTCCCTCGGTCTGCAATCTGCGGCCGAGTTCACGAGGCCACGTGCGCATTGCCAGCGCCGATCCGCTGGTCTACCCCAAGATTGTCTGCAACTACCTGTCGACCGACACCGATCGCGACATCGCCGTCCGCGGCCTCCGAATGACACGGGAGATCATGGCGGCGCCGGCGCTGGCCGGCTACGACCCGCAGGAGTTGCTGCCCGGGCCGCAACTGGTCAGCGACGACGATCTTCGCAGCGCCGCCGCCGAACTGGGCACCACGATCTTTCACCCGGTCGGCACCTGCGCGATGGGAGCTTTTGACGCCCACGGCCGACCGCGGTCACCGGCCACGGTGCTCGACACCGACTGCCGCGTGCACGGCGTCGCCGGACTTCGCGTGGTCGACGCGTCGGCGATGCCCACCATCACCTCCGGCAACACCAACGCCCCGGTCATGCTCATCGCGGAGCGCGCGGCGCGCGCGATCCTGGGGTGA
- a CDS encoding CopG family transcriptional regulator, translated as MKRTNIYLGEAQTANLDRLADQQGISRAELIRQLLDRALSNADDSLAADLDAIDTSFGALREVDAPDRGSGSREAHLEQMWRRTS; from the coding sequence ATGAAGCGCACCAACATCTATCTTGGTGAGGCGCAGACGGCCAACCTGGACAGGCTGGCCGACCAGCAGGGAATCTCCCGCGCTGAGCTGATTCGCCAACTGCTGGATCGGGCTCTGAGCAACGCGGACGACAGCCTGGCCGCGGATCTTGACGCAATCGACACGTCGTTCGGCGCTCTGCGCGAGGTTGATGCGCCCGATCGTGGATCGGGTAGCCGTGAGGCGCACCTCGAGCAGATGTGGCGCCGCACGTCGTGA
- a CDS encoding arsenate reductase ArsC, whose product MTDSPVTHQLRADRSIDQKLALKTAATRLEAEFADTFGTETIERFLHTSYDQFTGRASIPNFLPLLAERFARQRLHALARVEGHFSDGKPTVLFLCTHNAGRSQMALGYFTHYAGDNAIAWSGGSEPGNEVNPAAIEAMHEVGIDITGEYPKPWTDEIVQAADVVITMGCGDACPIFPGKRYENWELPDPAGQGLDAVRPIRDQIDQRIHHLLAELNVPVSQ is encoded by the coding sequence ATGACCGATAGCCCCGTCACCCATCAACTGCGCGCCGACCGCTCGATCGACCAGAAACTCGCCTTGAAGACCGCCGCCACCCGGCTGGAAGCCGAGTTCGCCGACACCTTTGGCACCGAAACCATCGAACGGTTTCTGCACACCTCTTACGACCAATTCACCGGCCGCGCCAGCATTCCCAACTTCCTGCCCCTGCTCGCCGAACGGTTCGCCCGCCAACGCCTGCACGCCCTCGCCAGGGTCGAAGGCCACTTCAGCGACGGCAAACCCACCGTGCTGTTCCTGTGCACCCACAACGCCGGCCGCTCCCAAATGGCGCTGGGATACTTCACCCACTACGCCGGCGACAACGCCATCGCCTGGTCGGGCGGATCCGAGCCCGGCAACGAGGTCAACCCGGCGGCCATCGAAGCGATGCACGAGGTCGGGATCGACATCACCGGGGAATACCCGAAACCCTGGACCGACGAAATCGTGCAAGCCGCCGACGTCGTCATCACCATGGGCTGCGGCGACGCCTGCCCGATCTTCCCCGGAAAGCGCTACGAGAACTGGGAACTGCCCGACCCGGCCGGCCAAGGCCTCGACGCCGTCCGCCCGATCCGCGACCAGATAGACCAACGCATCCACCACCTGCTAGCCGAACTCAACGTGCCCGTCAGTCAGTAG
- a CDS encoding NAD(P)/FAD-dependent oxidoreductase, with product MTVGWDDAVADWRGFAALPGDDAADACVVGLGASGLAAIEALADRGLSVIGVDAGRVAAGAAGRNGGFLAAGPAPGLHLAIRRWGNVAVDLYRETLAEIDRLEAQLGSAIIRRVGSIRLAGLPGSATSDDEIRDRETELADCAQQAAALREHGIAVEDYDGTLGRGLYLPDDAATNPALRAVRIALAVSQRAVLHEHTRVRRVQSHCVETDHGTISAEVIVVAVDGRLELVVPELASRVRSARLQMLATRPIEPGRLPCPVVGRWGYDFAQQLPDGRLFIGGGRDRFAESEWTTQTEPTEEVQTYIHELAQRISGGCVEATDRWAASAGFTDGGRPLCALIDEGVVAVGGYSGCGNLIGPIAARAAVRHVLDGVTPPTWCASLP from the coding sequence GTGACCGTTGGCTGGGACGACGCCGTGGCGGACTGGCGTGGATTCGCGGCACTGCCGGGAGACGACGCAGCCGACGCTTGCGTCGTCGGGCTGGGCGCATCGGGGCTGGCGGCCATCGAAGCGTTGGCAGATCGCGGTCTGTCGGTGATCGGGGTCGACGCCGGCCGGGTCGCCGCCGGAGCCGCGGGCCGCAACGGCGGGTTCCTGGCCGCCGGTCCGGCGCCCGGGCTGCACCTGGCTATCCGGCGGTGGGGGAATGTCGCCGTGGACCTGTATCGCGAAACGCTCGCCGAGATCGACCGGCTCGAAGCGCAACTCGGTTCGGCGATCATCCGACGGGTCGGATCGATTCGACTCGCCGGGCTGCCCGGCAGCGCGACGTCGGATGACGAAATCCGCGACCGTGAAACAGAACTCGCCGACTGCGCGCAGCAAGCCGCCGCGCTGCGTGAGCACGGCATCGCGGTCGAGGACTATGACGGAACGCTCGGTCGCGGCCTGTACCTGCCCGACGACGCCGCGACGAACCCGGCTCTTCGCGCCGTCCGAATCGCGTTGGCCGTCTCGCAGCGTGCCGTCCTGCACGAGCACACCCGCGTGCGACGAGTCCAATCACATTGTGTTGAAACCGATCACGGAACGATCAGCGCCGAGGTCATCGTTGTGGCGGTGGACGGTCGGCTGGAGCTGGTGGTGCCGGAGCTGGCGTCCCGGGTGCGGTCGGCGCGGCTGCAGATGCTCGCCACGCGGCCCATCGAACCCGGACGGTTGCCGTGTCCCGTGGTCGGACGCTGGGGCTATGACTTCGCCCAGCAACTGCCCGACGGTCGATTGTTCATCGGCGGGGGACGTGACCGCTTCGCCGAGTCAGAGTGGACAACGCAGACCGAACCCACCGAGGAGGTGCAGACCTACATTCACGAACTGGCCCAACGCATCTCGGGTGGCTGTGTCGAGGCGACCGATCGGTGGGCCGCTTCGGCCGGTTTCACCGACGGTGGCCGACCGCTGTGCGCCCTCATCGACGAGGGGGTTGTGGCGGTGGGTGGGTACAGCGGTTGCGGCAATCTCATCGGGCCGATCGCGGCGCGCGCAGCCGTCCGCCACGTTCTCGACGGCGTGACGCCACCGACTTGGTGCGCGTCGCTTCCCTGA